In one window of Clavelina lepadiformis chromosome 4, kaClaLepa1.1, whole genome shotgun sequence DNA:
- the LOC143453025 gene encoding glutathione synthetase-like produces the protein MCVPCLLLPSPIPKDGFQLLTFLQPHINKLIHDVSQDDEFMSSAFKNVIKVEDFTKRLYDIYKASKSYDKQRLDFGILRTDYMFECVVDKSGKEFFNPKQIEINTIASDYGNPNAIILILCNENKPNIFDQRAVEYAIYDLDEHIIVRRKTCWELIASIALSPDGKLFVDDEEVAIVYFRVLYTADDYTDETFWHVRLKVEMSRAILCPSIGYQLAGCKKMQEDLAKPDVLERFIDDVDVVKKLRNTFAGFYELEMKVQVISELGTFGVILARGNDVIENYSAGHLLRSKSHEHNDGGIDNGLSVPDSPFLF, from the exons ATGTGTGTTCCATGCTTATTGCTACCTTCACCTATCCCCAAAGATGGATTTCAACTCTTGACATTTTTACAACCTCACATCAATAAGTTGATACATGATGTTAGCCAAGACGATGAATTTATGTCATCTGCTTTTAAGAA TGTTATCAAAGTTGAAGATTTCACCAAGAGGCTATATGATATTTACAAAGCTTCAAAGTCATATGATAAACAA AGGTTGGATTTCGGGATTTTGCGAACTGATTACATGTTTGAATGCGTTGTCGACAAGAGCggaaaagaatttttcaatcccaagcaaattgaaataaataccATTGCTTCAG ATTACGGCAACCCAAATGCTATTATCCTAATCCTATGCAACGAAAATAaaccaaatatttttgatcAACGGGCTGTGGAATATGCAATTTATGACCTCGATGAACACATCATAGTGAGAAGGAAGACATGTTGGGAGCTTATTGCAAGCATCGCACTATCACCAGATGGCAAGCTCTTTGT TGACGACGAAGAAGTTGCCATTGTTTACTTTCGAGTTCTTTACACTGCAGACGATTACACCGATGAAACG TTTTGGCATGTTCGCCTCAAAGTTGAAATGAGTCGTGCCATACTTTGTCCCAGTATTGGCTACCAACTTGCCGGATGCAAAAAGATGCAAGAAGACCTGGCAAAACCCGATGTTCTTGAAAGATTTATTGATGACGTCGATGTTGTCAAAAAATTAAGGAACACTTTTGCTGGATTCTATGAGTTAGAAAtg AAAG TACAAGTTATAAGCGAGTTAGGAACATTTGGTGTAATACTGGC acgAGGAAATGATGTTATTGAAAATTATTCTGCTGGTCATCTTCTGCGTTCAAAGTCCCACGAACATAATGATGGAGGTATTGATAACGGCCTATCCGTACCGGATTCACCATTTCTTTTCTGA
- the LOC143451491 gene encoding glutathione synthetase-like translates to MFSLCSKLEKQNINSLVDCTRDLCVSKGLVMRKRDGQSPTKTYMFVPCSLLPSPIPKDGFQLLTFLQPHINKLIHDVSQDDEFMSSAFKNVIKVDDFTKRLYDIYKASKASDKQRLDFGILRSDYMFECVVDKSGKEFFNPKQIEINTIASGGIKLGSGLSSVHSDVLQYAKMKELTAHLPKNESLSRIAHGFLTAWKDYGNPNAIILILYNENKPNIFDQRAVEYAIYDLDEHIIVRRKTCWELIASIALSPDGKLFVDDEEVAIVYFRFGFTADDYIDEKFWDVRLKVEMSRAILCPSIGYQLAGCKKMQEVLAKPDALERFIDDVDVVQKIRNTFAEFYELEMNSDGDNAVRMALTNPDLYVLKPQREGGGNNIYGEDIVTLLSEIGNDERRCAYILMEKICPKPFDNIFVTASGHQKVQAISELGTFGVILARGNDVIENYSADHLMRSKSHEHNDGGIGSGLAVMDSPFLV, encoded by the exons ATGTTTTCATTGTGTTCCAAActggaaaaacaaaatatcaacaGTTTGGTGGATTGTACACGGGACCTTTGCGTTTCAAAAGGACTTGTTATGCGGAAAAGAGATGGCCAATCACCAACAAAG ACATACATGTTTGTTCCATGTTCTTTGTTACCTTCACCTATCCCCAAAGATGGATTTCAACTCTTGACATTTTTACAACCTCACATCAATAAGTTGATACATGATGTTAGCCAAGACGATGAATTTATGTCATCTGCTTTTAAGAA TGTTATCAAAGTTGATGATTTCACCAAGAGGCTATATGATATTTACAAAGCTTCAAAGGCATCTGATAAACAA AGGTTAGATTTCGGGATTTTGCGATCTGATTACATGTTTGAATGTGTTGTCGACAAGAGCggaaaagaatttttcaatcccaagcaaattgaaataaataccATTGCTTCAGGTGGTATAAAACTTGGCAGTGGACTGAGTTCTGTCCATTCTGATGTGTTACAATATGCAAAAATGAAAGAACTTACTGCTCATCTGCCTAAAAATGAAAGCTTAAGTAGAATTGCCCATGGATTTTTGACCGCTTGGAAAGATTACGGCAACCCAAATGCTATTATCTTAATCCTATACAACGAAAATAaaccaaatatttttgatcAACGGGCTGTGGAATATGCAATTTATGACCTCGATGAACACATCATAGTGAGAAGAAAGACATGTTGGGAGCTTATTGCAAGCATCGCACTGTCACCAGATGGCAAGCTTTTTGT TGACGACGAAGAAGTTGCCATTGTTTACTTTCGGTTTGGTTTCACTGCAGACGATTACATCGATGAAAAG TTCTGGGATGTTCGCCTCAAAGTCGAAATGAGTCGTGCCATACTTTGTCCCAGTATTGGCTACCAACTTGCCGGATGCAAAAAGATGCAAGAAGTGCTGGCAAAACCCGATGCTCTTGAAAGATTTATTGATGACGTCGATGTTGTTCAAAAAATAAGGAACACTTTTGCTGAATTCTATGAGTTAGAAAtg AATTCTGATGGCGACAATGCTGTGCGAATGGCTCTCACAAATCCTGACCTTTACGTTCTAAAACCACAGCGGGAAGGAGGAG GGAACAACATTTATGGTGAAGACATAGTGACTTTACTTAGTGAGATTGGCAACGATGAAAGACGATGTGCTTATATTTTGATGGAAAAAATCTGCCCAAAACCATTCGATAATATATTTGTTACTGCGAGTGGTCACCAAAAAGTACAAGCTATAAGCGAGTTGGGAACATTTGGTGTAATACTGGC tcGAGGAAATGATGTTATTGAAAATTATTCTGCTGATCATCTTATGCGTTCAAAGTCCCACGAACATAATGATGGAGGTATTGGTAGCGGCCTAGCCGTAATGGATTCACCATTTCTTGTCTGA